From Granulicella sp. WH15, the proteins below share one genomic window:
- the gap gene encoding type I glyceraldehyde-3-phosphate dehydrogenase — MSVQHSTPVKVGINGFGRIGRNVFRTALGNPSIEFVAVNDLTTPATLAHLLKYDSILGNLKNEISHGDDFISVDGKKIKVFAERDPAKLDWASVGAEIVVESTGFFTDATKAKAHLGETVKKVIISAPATNEDITIVLGVNDGKYEADKHNVISNASCTTNCLAPVVKVLNDTFGIASGIMTTVHSYTNDQVILDTPHKDLRRARAAALSMIPSSTGAAKALKLVIPEMAGKLDGFAIRVPTPNVSVVDLTFVSEKPISVEAINGAIKAASEGALKGILGYTSEELVSSDFKGNPLSSIFDSALTKVVGGNMGKVISWYDNEWGYSNRVKDLILFLVAKGL, encoded by the coding sequence ATGTCGGTTCAGCACAGCACACCAGTGAAGGTAGGGATCAACGGCTTTGGACGCATCGGACGCAACGTCTTCCGCACCGCGCTGGGCAACCCGTCGATTGAGTTCGTCGCAGTGAACGACCTGACGACGCCCGCGACGCTGGCGCACCTGCTGAAGTACGACTCGATCCTGGGCAACCTGAAGAACGAAATCAGCCACGGGGACGACTTCATCTCGGTGGACGGCAAGAAGATCAAGGTCTTCGCCGAGCGCGACCCGGCCAAGCTGGACTGGGCCTCGGTGGGTGCGGAGATCGTCGTCGAGTCGACCGGCTTCTTTACCGACGCGACCAAGGCCAAGGCGCACCTGGGCGAGACCGTGAAGAAGGTCATCATCTCGGCTCCGGCGACCAACGAGGACATCACCATCGTCCTGGGCGTCAACGACGGTAAGTACGAGGCTGACAAGCACAACGTCATCTCGAACGCGAGTTGCACGACCAACTGCCTGGCCCCGGTGGTCAAGGTGCTGAATGACACCTTCGGGATCGCCAGCGGCATCATGACGACGGTGCACAGCTACACCAACGATCAGGTGATTCTGGACACGCCGCACAAGGATCTGCGCCGTGCGCGGGCGGCTGCTCTGAGCATGATTCCCTCCTCCACCGGCGCGGCCAAGGCGCTGAAGCTGGTGATTCCGGAGATGGCGGGCAAGCTGGACGGCTTCGCGATCCGGGTCCCGACCCCGAACGTCTCGGTGGTGGACCTGACGTTTGTGTCTGAAAAACCAATCTCGGTGGAAGCGATCAACGGCGCAATCAAGGCAGCGTCCGAGGGCGCGCTGAAGGGCATCCTGGGCTACACAAGCGAGGAGCTGGTCAGCTCGGACTTCAAGGGCAACCCGCTGTCGTCGATCTTCGATTCGGCGCTGACGAAGGTGGTCGGCGGCAACATGGGCAAGGTGATCAGCTGGTACGACAACGAGTGGGGCTACTCGAACCGGGTGAAGGACCTGATCCTGTTCCTGGTGGCGAAAGGCCTCTAA
- a CDS encoding DUF6629 family protein: MCFSAAANFTGSGVLATLGVITFTKVRHRRELLFAALPTMFAVHQFIEGFVWLGLDGILSPRVTHAAGMAFMLYAQGLLPFLMPLSIQLFEPTSKRRRGMVPFTILGAATSLYMLWALMVYPTSIYVQGNSIVYINQGTYHTELAVLYVICTCGSLFWSKIREMVLFGVANLAILLVVMAVKRYAFTSLWCAYAAIASVIILAYFWKSRSIRPFRYAALA, translated from the coding sequence ATGTGTTTTTCAGCGGCTGCGAACTTCACCGGAAGCGGTGTGCTGGCCACACTTGGCGTCATCACCTTCACTAAGGTTCGGCACCGCCGCGAGCTGCTCTTCGCCGCGCTCCCCACCATGTTCGCGGTGCACCAGTTCATCGAAGGCTTCGTCTGGTTGGGTCTCGACGGCATCCTCTCCCCCCGGGTGACGCACGCCGCCGGAATGGCCTTCATGCTCTATGCACAGGGTTTGCTGCCCTTCCTGATGCCGCTGAGCATCCAGCTCTTCGAGCCGACCTCGAAGCGCCGCCGCGGCATGGTGCCCTTCACCATCCTGGGCGCGGCTACCAGCCTCTACATGCTCTGGGCGCTCATGGTTTATCCGACGTCGATCTACGTGCAGGGCAACAGTATCGTGTACATCAACCAGGGCACGTACCATACGGAGCTGGCGGTGCTCTACGTCATCTGTACCTGCGGCTCGCTCTTCTGGTCGAAGATCCGGGAGATGGTTCTCTTCGGCGTGGCCAATCTGGCGATCCTGCTGGTGGTGATGGCGGTGAAGCGGTATGCCTTCACGTCGCTTTGGTGCGCGTACGCCGCCATCGCCAGCGTCATCATCCTGGCCTACTTCTGGAAGAGCCGGTCTATCCGGCCCTTCCGCTATGCCGCGCTGGCTTAG
- a CDS encoding RidA family protein, producing the protein MSKRQNFPGTSPFEAVIGFSRAVRVGQHVMVSGTGPVGCDDADVAGQADQCLTIIAGALKEAGASFEQVVRTRIYLTRAEDWEAVGRVHGKFFGIVRPAATMVVVAALLDPRWRVEIEADAIVPE; encoded by the coding sequence ATGAGCAAACGCCAGAACTTTCCCGGAACTTCTCCCTTCGAAGCGGTGATCGGATTTTCGCGCGCGGTTCGCGTCGGGCAACACGTCATGGTCTCGGGGACCGGCCCCGTGGGCTGCGACGACGCCGACGTCGCCGGGCAGGCCGACCAGTGCCTGACCATCATCGCCGGTGCGCTCAAGGAGGCCGGTGCGAGCTTCGAGCAGGTGGTGCGGACGCGGATCTATCTGACCCGCGCCGAGGACTGGGAGGCCGTCGGACGCGTACACGGCAAGTTCTTCGGCATCGTGCGCCCCGCGGCTACGATGGTAGTCGTAGCCGCGCTGCTCGATCCGCGTTGGCGCGTGGAGATCGAAGCCGATGCGATTGTGCCGGAGTAG
- a CDS encoding phosphoglycerate kinase yields MPKLSIRDLDLTDKRVLIRVDFNVPLSKDGQQILDDTRIRETVPTIEYALRRKARVVLCSHLGRPKGQPVPTMSLRPVVDRLRELLDGVLDEDENVGFSPDCVGEIATELVANLEPGQTLLLENLRFHAGEEKNDPAFAKKLAALCDVYVNDAFGSAHRAHASTEGITHFVKQSAAGLLMESELAHLGKALNHPDKPFVAIIGGAKVSDKIDVIDSLLGKADAILIGGGMAYTFLLAEGRGVGKSLVEADKVEVARAALDKAARNGVKFLLPIDHILADRFDAKATSEVFAGEGAFPADKMALDIGPETEALFAKEIAEARTVLWNGPMGVFEFPAFAHGTNAVARAVAMNDEATTIVGGGDSVSAIHKSGFADKITHISTGGGASLEFLEGKALPGVEALTNK; encoded by the coding sequence ATGCCCAAGCTTTCGATTCGCGACCTCGACCTGACTGACAAACGCGTGCTGATCCGCGTGGACTTCAACGTGCCCCTCTCGAAGGACGGGCAGCAGATCCTCGACGACACGCGCATCCGCGAGACCGTGCCGACGATTGAGTACGCGCTGCGCCGCAAGGCCCGCGTGGTGCTCTGCTCGCACCTGGGCCGCCCCAAGGGCCAGCCGGTGCCGACGATGAGCCTGCGCCCCGTAGTCGACCGGCTACGCGAGCTACTGGACGGCGTGCTCGACGAGGATGAGAACGTTGGCTTCTCGCCGGACTGCGTGGGCGAGATTGCAACCGAACTGGTTGCGAATCTGGAGCCGGGCCAGACCCTTCTCCTTGAGAACCTGCGCTTTCACGCCGGGGAAGAAAAGAACGACCCGGCCTTCGCGAAGAAGCTGGCCGCGCTCTGTGATGTATACGTGAACGACGCCTTCGGCAGCGCACACCGGGCGCACGCCTCCACCGAGGGGATCACGCACTTCGTCAAGCAGTCGGCTGCGGGGCTGCTGATGGAGTCGGAGCTGGCCCATCTGGGCAAGGCGCTGAACCACCCGGACAAGCCCTTCGTGGCTATCATCGGCGGAGCCAAGGTCTCAGACAAGATCGACGTCATCGACTCGCTGCTGGGCAAGGCTGATGCAATCCTGATCGGTGGCGGTATGGCCTATACCTTCCTATTGGCCGAGGGGCGGGGCGTGGGCAAGTCTCTGGTGGAGGCCGACAAGGTGGAGGTAGCCCGCGCGGCGCTCGACAAGGCCGCACGCAACGGAGTGAAGTTCCTGCTGCCCATCGACCACATTCTGGCGGACCGCTTCGACGCCAAGGCGACCAGCGAGGTCTTCGCGGGCGAGGGCGCGTTTCCCGCCGACAAGATGGCGCTCGATATCGGGCCGGAGACCGAGGCGCTGTTTGCCAAAGAAATCGCAGAAGCCAGAACAGTCCTGTGGAACGGCCCGATGGGCGTCTTCGAGTTCCCTGCCTTCGCCCACGGCACCAACGCGGTCGCGCGCGCGGTGGCGATGAACGACGAGGCCACCACCATCGTCGGCGGCGGCGATTCGGTCTCGGCGATCCACAAGAGCGGCTTCGCCGACAAGATCACGCACATCTCGACCGGCGGCGGAGCCTCGCTCGAGTTCCTCGAGGGCAAGGCGCTGCCGGGCGTCGAAGCTTTAACGAACAAGTAA
- the tpiA gene encoding triose-phosphate isomerase, producing MRKPLIAGNWKMYKTPKESLAFLERFLPLVATHTRDEIALFPTMSSLGYVIEATHGTNVSAGAQTMHWLNEGPYTGQTSPTMLASIHCTHVLLGHSERRIYANETDEMVNLKLKAAIGHGLVPIVCVGETLEKRQSNLTEAVLRWQIANALNGVEAEGSEALVIAYEPIWAIGTGSTATPTQVSEAHRIIRREIAERLGQERANQTRILYGGSVKPENTAMLMAQPEIDGALVGGASLDPDTFARIVCYAS from the coding sequence ATGCGCAAGCCTCTGATTGCTGGTAACTGGAAGATGTACAAGACTCCCAAGGAGTCGCTGGCCTTCCTCGAGCGTTTTCTGCCGCTGGTGGCCACCCACACGCGCGACGAGATCGCCCTCTTCCCGACGATGTCTTCGCTGGGCTACGTCATCGAGGCAACGCACGGCACCAACGTCTCGGCCGGGGCGCAGACGATGCACTGGCTGAACGAAGGCCCGTACACCGGCCAGACCTCGCCGACGATGCTGGCCAGCATCCACTGCACCCATGTGCTGCTGGGCCACTCGGAACGGCGCATCTACGCCAACGAGACCGACGAGATGGTGAACCTGAAGCTGAAGGCCGCCATCGGGCACGGTCTGGTGCCCATCGTCTGCGTAGGCGAGACGCTGGAGAAGCGGCAGAGCAACCTGACCGAAGCTGTGTTGCGCTGGCAGATCGCCAACGCGCTGAACGGCGTGGAGGCCGAGGGCTCAGAGGCCCTGGTCATCGCGTACGAGCCTATCTGGGCGATCGGCACCGGCTCAACGGCGACACCGACGCAGGTCTCCGAAGCGCACCGGATCATCCGGCGCGAGATAGCGGAGCGGCTGGGGCAGGAGCGCGCGAACCAGACCCGCATCCTCTACGGCGGCTCGGTAAAGCCGGAGAATACGGCGATGCTGATGGCGCAGCCGGAGATCGACGGCGCGCTGGTCGGCGGGGCCAGCCTCGATCCGGACACCTTTGCCCGGATCGTCTGCTACGCCAGCTAA
- the lepB gene encoding signal peptidase I, giving the protein MMEQDGKNGRWGGVRAWLRDLSLSIGVSAFIIIFLYQPVRVEGTSMLPVLEDQDRLFINKMAFRVGEVHRGDVVVFEYPRDHSKSYIKRVIGLPGDRVRIDRGMVYLNGKRLDEAYVPSRYCDDRSQPEMTVPPSEYFVMGDHRSISSDSRDFGPVDRRLIFGKAAFVYWPMEQMGVVR; this is encoded by the coding sequence ATGATGGAGCAGGACGGAAAGAACGGGCGTTGGGGCGGAGTGCGCGCCTGGTTGCGCGATCTTTCGCTATCCATCGGGGTCTCGGCGTTCATCATCATATTTTTATACCAACCGGTCCGGGTGGAGGGTACCAGCATGTTGCCCGTCCTCGAGGACCAGGATCGCCTGTTCATCAATAAGATGGCGTTTCGGGTCGGCGAGGTGCATCGCGGCGATGTTGTTGTCTTTGAGTACCCCCGCGATCACTCCAAGAGCTACATCAAGCGCGTTATCGGGTTGCCTGGCGACCGGGTGCGGATCGACCGCGGCATGGTCTACCTGAACGGTAAGCGCCTCGATGAGGCGTATGTTCCCAGCCGCTACTGCGACGACCGCTCGCAGCCCGAGATGACGGTGCCGCCGTCGGAGTACTTCGTGATGGGCGATCACCGGTCGATCTCCAGCGATAGCCGGGACTTTGGCCCGGTGGACCGGCGGCTCATCTTCGGCAAAGCGGCCTTCGTCTATTGGCCGATGGAGCAGATGGGCGTAGTCCGATAA
- the murQ gene encoding N-acetylmuramic acid 6-phosphate etherase, translated as MATLTMMDQAPLENPEKNSEKPGKSLNGAAPRVGGRDLHALTTESANSASEGLDTKSALEIARIINHEDSKITAAVKKALPEIAIVIDTVARSLRDGGRLIYVGAGSSGRISALDASECPPTFSTAPAQVQYIMAGGPKALASASDVNEDSPEIGQRDIARRRPTRKDIVVGVSASGTTPYVVGAVEYARARGAKTACVTCNLDTPLSDVSDTSIVVEVGPEVISGSTRMKASTAQKMVLNMITTGAMTRLGYVYENLMVNVHMKNAKLVERGIRVLMHVCDIDRDTAIRTIKSAGKSIPIALVMLKAQVDKMEAVRRLSKSDGNVRLAIDDSRLEL; from the coding sequence ATGGCGACGCTCACAATGATGGATCAGGCACCTCTAGAGAACCCCGAAAAGAACTCCGAAAAGCCCGGTAAATCCTTGAACGGCGCGGCTCCTCGCGTCGGCGGCAGAGACCTGCACGCCCTCACCACCGAGAGCGCTAACAGCGCCTCCGAGGGACTCGATACCAAGTCGGCCCTTGAGATTGCCCGGATCATCAACCACGAGGACAGCAAGATCACGGCCGCGGTCAAAAAGGCGCTGCCGGAGATCGCCATCGTGATCGACACGGTAGCCCGCTCGCTGCGCGACGGCGGCCGCCTGATCTACGTTGGCGCAGGCTCCAGCGGACGCATCTCGGCGCTCGACGCGTCGGAGTGCCCGCCCACGTTCTCGACCGCTCCGGCGCAGGTGCAGTACATCATGGCCGGCGGTCCCAAGGCTTTGGCTTCGGCCTCGGACGTGAACGAGGACTCGCCCGAGATCGGCCAGCGCGACATCGCGCGGCGGCGGCCGACCCGTAAGGACATCGTCGTCGGCGTCTCAGCCAGCGGAACCACCCCCTACGTGGTGGGCGCGGTGGAGTATGCGCGGGCGCGCGGCGCCAAAACGGCCTGCGTCACCTGCAATCTGGACACGCCGCTCTCCGATGTCTCGGATACGAGCATCGTCGTGGAGGTGGGGCCGGAGGTCATCTCGGGCTCGACCCGCATGAAGGCCTCGACCGCGCAGAAGATGGTGCTGAACATGATCACCACCGGCGCTATGACCCGGCTGGGCTATGTGTACGAGAATCTGATGGTGAACGTGCACATGAAGAACGCCAAGCTGGTCGAGCGCGGCATCCGCGTGCTGATGCACGTCTGCGATATCGACCGGGATACGGCGATTCGGACGATCAAATCTGCGGGCAAGTCGATTCCGATTGCGCTGGTGATGCTGAAGGCTCAGGTGGACAAGATGGAGGCGGTGCGGCGGCTGTCGAAGTCGGACGGCAACGTGCGGCTGGCCATCGATGACTCACGGCTCGAACTTTAG
- the ccsA gene encoding cytochrome c biogenesis protein CcsA, with the protein MSAKGRLVRWIAFFITLGLLGYSLSVALWASPPDADQGNMIRAFYYHFPNWIGASVFLPLNLIASVAYLILRNKDTTAAIQADALALATAEMGVLYCTLGLVSGSLWGKEEWGIWWTWDARLTTTLMLWAIYISYLLVRHVSSGSNRATICAVLAIFGFCDIPIVYMSTRWWRTQHPAPVFGGEGSIAPSIALPVWWNVLAWVAWGLLVASVRYAAELRRQQNEEAEALDMIRSLEGQESQHA; encoded by the coding sequence ATGAGCGCGAAGGGCAGACTGGTCCGCTGGATCGCATTCTTCATCACCCTCGGTCTGCTGGGATACAGCCTCAGCGTGGCTCTCTGGGCTTCGCCACCCGATGCGGACCAGGGCAACATGATTCGCGCCTTTTATTACCATTTTCCGAACTGGATCGGCGCTTCCGTCTTCCTTCCTCTGAATCTGATTGCGTCTGTGGCTTACCTGATCCTGCGAAACAAAGACACTACGGCTGCAATCCAGGCAGACGCACTAGCACTTGCCACGGCTGAGATGGGCGTTCTCTACTGCACCCTCGGTCTTGTATCGGGTTCTCTCTGGGGCAAGGAGGAGTGGGGAATCTGGTGGACATGGGATGCCCGCCTGACGACCACGCTGATGCTTTGGGCGATCTACATCAGTTATCTGCTCGTGCGGCATGTAAGCTCCGGCTCGAATCGAGCGACCATCTGCGCCGTTCTTGCAATCTTCGGGTTCTGCGATATCCCTATCGTTTACATGTCGACCCGCTGGTGGCGCACGCAGCATCCCGCTCCCGTATTTGGCGGCGAAGGCTCTATCGCTCCCAGCATCGCCCTCCCTGTCTGGTGGAATGTGCTCGCCTGGGTTGCATGGGGACTTCTGGTCGCCAGCGTCCGGTATGCAGCCGAGTTACGTCGCCAGCAGAATGAAGAGGCAGAGGCGTTGGATATGATTCGCTCACTGGAAGGTCAGGAATCGCAACATGCATAA
- the murA gene encoding UDP-N-acetylglucosamine 1-carboxyvinyltransferase: MDKFVVRGGNPLLGTIKVSGAKNSALPCMAAAILTEDEVILENIPQVQDIETERKLLVSMGAEVQLGYGRAQHRTHIRCALLSDPVAKYEIVKTMRASSLVLGPLIARTGMARVAMPGGCAIGGRPIDLHLKALEAMGAKITQDHGYLEARADRLRGAHIVFDKITVTGTEDILMAAVLAEGETLLENCAREPEVTDLAALLTAMGAEIEGAGTSTIKVKGVAKLHGARHRINPDRIEAGTFLLAGAITGGDLNVDCCNPDHLGALLLKLEQCGVKIDVGEDHVRVRSGGTLKAADISTEEYPGFPTDMQAQFMALATQAEGTTTVTENIFENRFMHVQELNRMGANITVQGRVATVRGKTPLQSAAVMCSDLRASASLVLAALVADGESILDRVYHMDRGYERIEEKLRGVGAQIRRMGDVFAKK; the protein is encoded by the coding sequence ATGGACAAGTTTGTTGTACGCGGCGGCAATCCGCTTCTCGGCACCATCAAAGTCTCCGGCGCAAAGAACTCGGCGCTGCCCTGCATGGCGGCCGCCATCCTCACCGAAGACGAGGTCATCCTCGAAAATATCCCGCAGGTGCAGGATATCGAGACCGAGCGCAAGCTGCTGGTGTCGATGGGCGCGGAGGTCCAGCTAGGCTACGGCCGCGCGCAGCACCGCACCCACATCCGCTGCGCCCTGCTCTCCGACCCCGTCGCCAAGTACGAGATCGTGAAGACCATGCGGGCCAGCTCGCTGGTGCTGGGGCCGCTCATCGCGCGGACCGGCATGGCGCGCGTGGCGATGCCGGGTGGATGCGCCATCGGCGGACGCCCCATCGACCTGCACCTGAAGGCGCTCGAAGCGATGGGCGCGAAGATCACGCAGGACCACGGCTATCTCGAGGCGCGCGCGGACCGTCTGCGCGGGGCGCACATCGTCTTCGACAAGATCACCGTGACGGGCACAGAAGATATCCTGATGGCCGCCGTTCTCGCGGAGGGCGAGACCCTGCTCGAGAACTGCGCGCGCGAACCCGAAGTGACCGACTTGGCCGCCTTGCTGACTGCGATGGGTGCGGAGATCGAAGGCGCGGGTACATCGACGATCAAGGTAAAGGGCGTGGCCAAACTGCACGGCGCACGCCACCGCATCAACCCCGACCGCATCGAAGCGGGCACGTTCCTGCTGGCGGGTGCGATTACGGGCGGCGACCTGAACGTGGACTGCTGCAACCCAGACCACCTGGGCGCGCTGCTGCTGAAGCTGGAGCAGTGCGGCGTCAAGATCGACGTCGGCGAGGACCACGTGCGCGTGCGCTCGGGCGGCACGCTGAAGGCCGCCGATATCTCGACCGAGGAGTACCCCGGCTTCCCGACCGACATGCAGGCGCAGTTCATGGCGCTGGCCACACAGGCCGAGGGCACGACGACCGTGACTGAGAACATCTTCGAGAACCGTTTTATGCACGTGCAGGAGCTGAACCGCATGGGCGCGAACATCACGGTGCAGGGCCGGGTGGCGACGGTGCGGGGCAAGACGCCGTTGCAGTCGGCGGCGGTGATGTGCTCGGACCTGCGGGCGTCGGCGTCGCTGGTGCTGGCGGCGCTGGTGGCCGATGGCGAGTCGATTTTGGACCGGGTGTACCACATGGATCGCGGGTACGAACGGATTGAGGAGAAGCTGCGCGGAGTTGGCGCGCAGATTCGTCGCATGGGCGACGTCTTCGCCAAGAAGTAG
- a CDS encoding carboxylate-amine ligase has product MRPTFSLGIEEEYQTIDPETRDLRSHIATEMLAKGKLRLEERVKAEMHQSVIEVGTRVCRNIKEAQEDLYDLRRNMINLAEEHGLRLVAGATHPFADWRSQEIYPDPRYAQVVEDLQLVARSNLIFGLHVHVGIEDREAAIRVMNSLRYFLPHILALSTNSPFWLGMETGYKSYRAKVFENFPRTNLPDTFASYSEFESYVNLLIRTNCIDNAKKIWWDIRPHPFFDTVEVRICDIPLRAEESIAIAALIQATAAKLWLLHSRNLDYRQYSRALIMENKFRAVRYGLDGKLIDFGKQIEVPVRQLFEEEYLAFVDDVLDELGCREQIGYIHTMLERGSGADRQLKVFRETGDLKAVVDYMAEETRAGL; this is encoded by the coding sequence ATGCGTCCCACATTTTCGCTGGGTATTGAAGAGGAGTACCAGACGATCGACCCGGAGACGCGGGATCTGCGCTCGCACATTGCGACCGAGATGCTGGCCAAGGGCAAACTGCGGCTCGAGGAGCGCGTCAAGGCCGAGATGCACCAGTCCGTCATCGAGGTGGGTACGCGTGTCTGCCGCAATATCAAGGAGGCGCAGGAGGATCTCTACGACCTGCGCCGCAACATGATCAACCTGGCCGAAGAACATGGACTGCGGCTGGTGGCCGGGGCTACGCATCCCTTCGCCGACTGGCGCTCGCAGGAGATCTATCCCGATCCGCGTTACGCGCAGGTGGTTGAAGATTTGCAACTGGTAGCGCGCTCGAACCTTATCTTCGGCCTGCACGTTCACGTCGGCATCGAGGACCGCGAGGCAGCTATTCGGGTGATGAACTCGTTGAGGTATTTCTTGCCGCATATTCTTGCACTCTCGACCAACTCGCCGTTCTGGCTGGGGATGGAGACCGGGTACAAGAGCTATCGGGCCAAGGTCTTTGAGAACTTTCCGCGTACTAATCTGCCCGATACGTTTGCCAGCTACTCGGAGTTTGAGAGCTATGTGAACCTGCTGATCCGCACCAACTGCATCGACAACGCCAAGAAGATCTGGTGGGACATCCGGCCGCATCCTTTCTTCGATACGGTGGAGGTGAGGATCTGCGATATTCCTCTGCGGGCGGAGGAGTCGATTGCGATTGCCGCGCTGATTCAGGCGACGGCGGCGAAGCTCTGGCTGCTGCACTCGCGCAATCTCGACTATCGGCAGTACTCGCGGGCGCTCATTATGGAGAACAAGTTCAGGGCGGTGCGGTATGGGCTCGATGGCAAGCTGATTGACTTCGGCAAGCAGATTGAGGTGCCCGTCCGGCAGCTCTTCGAGGAGGAGTACCTGGCCTTTGTGGATGATGTGCTGGATGAGCTGGGGTGCCGGGAACAGATTGGGTATATCCACACGATGCTGGAGCGTGGGTCGGGGGCGGATCGGCAGTTGAAGGTCTTTCGCGAGACGGGAGATTTAAAGGCGGTGGTGGATTACATGGCCGAAGAGACGCGGGCCGGGTTGTAG